The following proteins come from a genomic window of Emys orbicularis isolate rEmyOrb1 chromosome 9, rEmyOrb1.hap1, whole genome shotgun sequence:
- the LOC135883863 gene encoding DNA-directed RNA polymerases I and III subunit RPAC2-like, with the protein MAEEVERKPVLEMVQADGTDGNCVTFVLHDEDHTFGNSLRYMIMKNSEVEFCGYSITHPSESKINFRIQTRGGILAIEPFRRGLTELVDVCQHVLSKFEASVKEYKAQREAEMD; encoded by the exons ATGGCTGAAGAGGTGGAGAGGAAGCCGGTGCTTGAGATG GTCCAGGCAGATGGGACGGATGGAAACTGCGTCACATTTGTGTTACATGATGAGGACCACACATTTGGCAACTCTCTCCGTTACATGATCATGAAAAA CTCTGAAGTGGAGTTTTGTGGTTACAGCATCACCCACCCATCTGAAAGCAAAATCAACTTCCGGATCCAGACCAGAG GGGGGATCCTGGCCATTGAGCCATTCCGGAGAGGACTGACAGAACTGGTGGACGTCTGCCAGCACGTGCTTAGCAAGTTTGAG GCGAGCGTAAAGGAATACAAGGCCCAAAGAGAGGCGGAAATGGACTag